The genomic window aattaaataaaaagctAGCTACAAAAAAGTAAAGACTATGAGTAGTATGACACTAACTATAATATTCTAATCTTTTCATCACTTACTCCcatttaattgaaaatagatCTCACATAAAGTGATATGAGTTATTAAAATTTTAGCAAATAGGAGAGGAagtattgaaattgaaaagagaGTATTAAAGGGAATCTTACTACTAACATAACACTCTTGATAGTAAAAAAGGTAGGCTAGCTAAGCATGTAGCAAACTAAGATACTAATAGTTGGGCAAATCAGCAGGAAATGGTGATGAAATATGTTGGTTATTTGGGAGCAGGGAATGATGATGAAATCTGGGGGTTATTTGGGACATTGTGATTGTTATTTCCCAACAGAAAATGATTACTACGAGGAGCACTAGACGAAGGAACCTGCAACTGATTATTACGTTCATAATTTCCAAATCCCATATTATTGTTATAATTATTCAGCAGAGTTTGAGTAGCCCAAATAGAATTGTTGATCATCCCAAATGGGTTACCATAGCCTGCAGGTGCAACAAGATGAGGCGATCCAATTCCATGGTAAAAAGATGTGGATCTTGCAGTAGTGAAGggatgttgatgatgataatgaggATTTGAGTATGGACATAGGCGAGGATCAAGTCCAAAAGTTCCCATTTGAATTTCTTTGTTCATTTTTGAAAGCGCCCTTTCACACCTATGGGCGTTTTGGTGTCCTCCTAAGGCTTGACATGTTGAAAACTTCTTGCTGCAAAACTTACATGGATATTCCCTTTGTTCCTCATGGCCCTTGAGGGATTTGAATGAagatcctcctcctcctccacttCCTAGATTCAGAGACAATGACACATCTGAATTAGCATCAACTCTTTCCCCCATCTTTCGCTTTTGCGTTATGTTCTCTCTGGTAACATCATCACCAGACCAAAGTGTTTTAgacattattaattatattattttacaacTATAAAGATGATTGATTGTTAAGTGAGTTTGAAGGATATTTATCGATAGAGaaatcaatatattttattatccATTAAAGGTAATATATTCACAATGCTTGACcctaatttaaaaataaaataataataataataataataaataccTAAAAAACAAGgtgatatttttataattaatacaGTATGTGTGTAATACAAatgcataattaattaaaaaaattaagtaaaaaataatatttttttcataaaaaatgtaatgttaattaattattactattttttgaataaattaattattactattatagATACTTTGAAATGTCAAACTTTAGGATGCATGAACCTAATTTTTGTAAGATATAATTTTCTGAAcctaaattaattattactactattatataatttttgtaaacTCCTAATGGATTATGATTGACTAAACGCTTTTTTTACTTATGGTTGACTAAACTTTTTTTGACTTATGATATGACtaacactagtagaaaaatgacttttggtttggagataccactaccggtatgtgaataccagtagtgaaatacatttgaccaaaggattccactactgatatttttaaaacggtagtggaaagttcagagacaagggatttcactaccggctttgctaaatccgtagtggaaagtagacacggtggcaatgtcgtaattacgtacaaatttgttttaattatcttccactaccgatctaggattcaccggtagtggaatcctaatagtgttattatttttttcatattctcACTTttcactaccgatctaggattcaccggtagtggaatcctaatagtgttattatatttttcatattgtcattttcattcCCAATTTTCATACACGTTCAATCTCCCTCCCACTGCAAACTCTCCATTCTCAATCGTCCCAagttcttcaaatcaaacactccaatttcccaatcattctccaatctctccattctccattctccattctccaatctctccaatttcattcggtttcattctccaaaccctagaaTGCTTGAATCGCCTCCAAATTTCTTCGTTTTTATTCGGTAaaggtatgaataaatcaaacttcctccaaatttcattcgttttcgttttcattcattttcattcttgttcattcgttttcattcgcttgggttttcattcgttttcattcacGTCGTTTTCGTGGGTCTGTGATGTTCATTTCTGTGTGGGTCTGTGTTTTTTTGTGTgggttttcattcttcttctgcttgatggcttgatgatgagaatgtcaatataaaaatacaaatttgcatGAGATTTGGAAGTCTGTGTAGGTCTGTGTAGGTCACTTTAGCATGAGATTTAATGAAAAGTAAAAAGATATATGGTCATTTCtgtttatgatatttattttgctgctattttgattattttttacttcataGATGATATGTAATGTTTTAAACCAAGCCATGTTTTGCTGCTATTTTGCTGCTATTATATCAGATTTTATTGTTGAAGCTAAACTCCAAATAggcaagaaaattcaaataaccaAGCCATGTTTTAATGTCAAAGTGTGATTCAAAATTCGTTATGTTGCTGCACATGAGGGTGTTAGGTATAAGCAAGTATATAGAAGTCACTCATGTTAACCTTGTGCTTAATATATTCAAGGTATATAGAAGTCACTCAAGTTATAGTGCTTAATATATTCAAGGTTGGCTAAGGAGTGAAAATATGGAGTTAGAATAGTGCTTAATATCTCTGCCATATAATATACTTACTCAAGGTGACCAAGTTTGATGTAGTTAGAATAGTAAGGGAAAATATGGAGATGGTCAAGAGGGTTTTGGTATGAGCCTAAGATAGCTGAGTAGTGTCTCTCCAAATACCCTTCAGCTTCACCACATAGCCTTATAAGATGGGATCTTTTTTCTTGCAAATACCCTTCAGCTTCGGCTTCAAGAAAACATACAACTTGGCCATGGGCAGGGGTCAATATTTATGGCCAATTGTATAAACATACAACTTGTTTTGATATTAACTAAGTTGTataaacatatttataaaattatcaatgcTTGTGCTGTGCAGGGGTTGCTGTGTTAGGCGGTGATTGCTGCTCCTGCGTTAGGCGGTGATTGCTGCTCCTGCGTGTTGCTTGTGCTGTGCAGGGGCTGGTGTTGCTCTTTTTTGGTGTTGTCATCTTTGTTTGAAGTTAGAAGGTTCAATCACGGTCTCATCTACAGGTACcgattctatttcaaaacataGAAGCTATAGGCTATGAATTTTTGTAGGCGAGGaaacaatataattcaaatgacTGTGGATactatgtaatgaaaaatatgttggacaTTGTCACTGCTAAGATAACTGATTCTTGGATGgaggtaataatttttattttttatacatcaataattttttataaccgagtcaagaatagttttatattattatttacttattgTAGGTATTTAATGACCCAAAAGAGTTAACAGCTGAGGAGATGTATGAATTGCGATTACGTTGGTCAACATATTTTTTGGAGTTATTGGAGGGTTAAGATTTATCTGGTGAGTTATAGAATAGTTaattatttgaactttgtttttgcAAATCGGTCTATTCAATACATTGCAGCAATTTTAGTTTACACTTgtttatttgaactttgtttctgTCAAATTTGAGATTCTGCAGGGTGATGAATTGGTTATTAGCTTTAGTTTGAGTCTTGGAAGCAGATCAGgtgatggaattggtattttgGCTCGGATGTGCATCTCACTGTTTTGGACTGTTTATTTTGGACTATTTTAGGATGGTTTTATGAAGGAATTGGTATTAGAATTGGTATTTTTgtgatggaattggtattttatgaaggattggtattttagaattggtattttatgaaggattggtattttagaattggtattttaggaattggtattttaggactgtttatcaggtgatggaattggtattttaggatgTGCATACTGTTCTAGagttttgatttttcatattaatatgcaggcacaggaagctacaaaaaaacgaaaaaaaaaaaaaaaaaaaaactaacataccactactgatatttataacaatcagtagtgaaaactaacataccactacgggtatttgtaattacccgtagtggaatcctcaattctaaaaaaaaaaatggaatagcatacataccactaccggtatttacaaataccggtagtggaatcccagattctaaaaaaaaaaaaaatgaaaaccatacataccactaccggtatttgtaaataccggtagtggaatcccagactctaaaaaaaaaaaatgaaaactatacataccactaccggtatttacaaataccggtagtggaatctcagactctaaaaaaaaaaaaaatgaaaaccatacataccactacggatattgaaaatacccgtagtggaatctcatacataccactaccgttatttgtaaaaaccgtcgtggaatcctcataaatttaattaataatacagtagaaacctgacataccacgacgggtataaaaagacccgtcgtggaaagtattgacttacaacgacgagtgtgtttactaccggccgcggccagtagtggaatccctatttggccggtagtggaatcccctttctgcactagtgtaAACTTAATATTTCAGATAAATACCTACGATAAATTAGTCCAAGTGGTAAGATTTTGGTCCCCTAAAACATGTGATCAGGGGTTCGATTTCTGCCTCATGCATATGGAAAAGATTCGGTTGAGAGGAAAAAATCCACCTTGTGCCTCACAGGTTCTCTGACGGAGATTAGTTATTGCTAACCGTGGTCAAAACTTTCACTACAAGAATACATCAatggattttagttaaaaaattcaaaaaaaataaaaaattcagacaaaaaaaataaaaaattcagacaaataaaaaagtaacatttatcatttttagttaaaaaaatgaattttatattaataaaatatggataattttttttggggtacataattaatataatattttattaaaaaataaatgaacatacatcatagatttttttttaataagaaaaatttaGAGTGAGGGGGATGGTGTCCTAGTCAAAAGCAAGGAAGATCTTgttggattttttattaatttattttaaagtattattattatttattgatattgttGACCAGCCGTTCCTATTTACATCTATATTATTATCATTAACATCCCTTAATGATATATCTAATGACCTTGAAGGAGGGCAGTTACACTTTGCTTGAAAATAAATATAGTGCAAATGAAGGGATCCTAGGTAATAATGTTTTGCCTATATATTGAGATGCCGAGTGAATAGAAGAGGATGGATAAGGGAGACAACAAATTCTAttagtaaaatataatataatactaaGTTTCCATGAGCATCCAAAAGGAGTTCGTTGAGACCTTGCTACTAGCAAGAtgtgactgttgtatcctggagggtattagctatgtgaccaactgcaccgggtaatttacctgtggtggcgaaatactcttaagcccagtgcattgcacgcctcagtcaaaATTGATaagcttttcttcttctttattctattttattttattatgttatcaattttatttcatgatgtatcatatttatttgtacaaatatttctttgatatttatattaatgaaataattctatgtcagataatatttttccaacaatttTAAGAGTACTTCCTTGGCATAGAATTATTACtaattttattattgatttggtaattgaattatttgttgatgaaaaggaGAAACTCTAATTTGAGAAATAAGGTAGATTGATACCGAAGGAAAGCAATTTTGAAGTTGCTCACTTCACGGCTAAATTGGAAGCTTGACATGGTTTGAGTAtagttataaaatattgttcATTATAAAGCCTACCAAAGAAACTGGAGCATGGTGATCGAATTTTGTGTAAGTTTTACATTCTTCTCACTTTGTAAGCATTCACAAGGAGTCAGGTACATATATATTCTAACCTTTAAATTTGGCACGTCTGGATTTTTGTGTTGAATTTGTGAACATGTtaaatttatcttataattaaaaatgataattttgattAGTTCTTTTTAGGATGAAAATATTGTGTTTTCCCTTGTGATTTGATTCTTTTATTAAAGCAAATTATTGTATTGTCATTGTTTGGAGAAATACTTTTTGTGGacgaaaattttgtttttaggaAATTTTACTTTAGTCAATCGTCACTATTTTTGACTGAATAATTTTTGTTCCTATGATGCTTAATTACTTTGAGGCTATGATTGTAATTAACTtgactagaaaaaaaaaacttgtataaaaaaaaaaaaacttgtattcTAAGTGTGGGGgttttatattgagttttaGTATCATGTTAAATTAGTTAGAGGTTATGGTTTATAATCtcattgaattttgaatttggtATACATGTAACCTATGAATTGAAGTTGATATTTGTGCATGTATGAGAACAATAACTTGAGAAATGTATACTAGTTAGGCATGAATGAAGGGAATTATATAAACGAATTCAGATCATACATATGGTGatgttaattttcttttaactcTAATAACCAAAGcaaatatgtatgtgttgtGTGGTATTTTCTTAGACGCCATGAATCATAGACTAATTAAATTGATGTGAAGTTGTTGTATATCTCTACACTTTGATTTTTATACTCGGTGGTTAACATTTTGTTGTGTTAATTAAACAGTTTAATATTGACATTGTTCACTAATTGATATTCAAGTGATGCAGTAATATTTGTTGCCACCGAAGCATGTAAATTTGTAGATTAGTGTTGGAAGTAAATTAAGAAGATATTTTAATGAGAAATTTCATGACCTGAATATGTGATAGAAAAGATGTCGTTTAGAAATATTCTAAGTAGATTTGAATATGATTGTGACTCATGAAATATTTGAGAAATACCATAAACTATAATATGGTATattgtggattatccattgtattaaaataatacaatgatgtttatTGAAATGTGttgatatgaaaaatatttgtgtGAATTAATTTCTCCAATGTGGGGGTTTGTCGCTTGGAATTCTTTCAAGTAGACTTGGATAAATAATTCTCTTGGAAAATTAATTCTACCAAATGTGGGGTGTTGTCACTTGGAAATTTTCAAGTAGACTGGTACCAATAAATCTAAATATAGATTGAATTTCTCCTTTTGTGAGAATATTGTTGCTTAGAATTTATCTAAGTAAACCTATGATAATATATCATGGAtgtatattcgaaaataaatgAGATACTGACTAagagacgtcttagtcaatgtataatttaattttgtgaaaCAGCTGTTGAGTGATATATATAAAGGATCCTGTGATAATCCCACTGAGCAAGAAACTAGTGGATGATATATACATCGAGGGTGAAGAATTTATGTCCAATACAAAAATTGAGAGTGATGGTAACCCAACATAGATTGTGAAAATTTGCAAGGCTAtgttcatatgggtaagaacaagtCACTTGGCAATTTGAGAAAACACTATCCAATTTCTATTTGAGTTCATCCCTATGGTGTAGTATGGTGTAGGATAGTATATACTACAGCGTTGGAGGTTGAGTTTATTCTCTTAATGAATCTATAGCTCATAAAATGAGTGGTGTGCTTCACTGTGGTGTACACTTGATAAATTCACCTATATGAGTGTTGAGGTGGGGCCGCCTCTATGAAAGCTTGGGCAGACTTTCTAGAGTCACTCATGAAATCCAGGAATAGGTGCAAGGCCAAAATGCACCACACCGCGTTGAACAACTTTGGATGAGAAATCAATGTGGGTGATGAAGTCACTGTTTCACATACGAAATGAGGTTCATAGAGGTTATAATCTCACCGACATTCTAGTGGATCAAATTTCATTTGCTCTATGTGCTAGTTCATAGTCCAAAAGACACTAGTGCTTATGCGTTGATTTTTCACGCTCTTGGGAAcacttaaaacttaaaatctaaaactttaaaataaattgtgggggattgttggattttttattaatttattttaaagtattattattatttattgatattgttGACCAGCCGTTCCTATTTACATCTATATTATTATCATTAACATCCCTTAATGATATATCTAATGACCTTGAAGGAGGGCAGTTACACTTTGCTTGAAAATAAATATAGTGCAAATGAAGGGATCCTAGGTAATAATGTTAATAATGTTTTGCCTATATATTGAGATGCCGAGTGAATAGAAGAGGATGGATAAGGGAGACAACAAATTCTAttagtaaaatataatataatactaaGTTTCCATGAGCATCCAAAAGGAGTTCGTTGAGACTTTGCTACTAGCAAGAtgtgactgttgtatcctggagggtattagctatgtgaccaactgcaccgggtaatttacctgtggtggcgaaatactcttaagcccagtgcattgcacgcctcagtcaaaATTGATaagcttttcttcttctttattctattttattttattatgttatcaattttatttcatgatgtatcatatttatttgtacaaatatttctttgatatttatattaatgaaataattctatgtcagataatatttttccAACAGATCTTAGGACTCAAAGAGCGCttacaaatatatttacatTTACCTCCTTACAAAGATATTAGCGGGGCTTGAACTCGGAACCTCACAGATTCACGACCACAtcatagtatttatttattttttataattaacatACATCAtaatacaaacattaaaaaaaatattatatacatGTTTTCTTCACGTATAAAATTTGAGTTAAGGATTGAACTTAGGACCTCGACATtttaatcgttagttggtttagtggtgattgacgctggacTCAGTAAGGTTAGAACCACTTTGATGCCAGAAATGACCCTCGGATCAGATTAAACGGTCCAGTGGAttggatactggtggtgaaaacaaaaaataaatacatatgcttagaaaaaataaaaaattggaaaatattCGTATTAATAAGAGTAACCGTGTAATTTAAACTTtcaatacatatcaattaaatcacAAAAGATTATGATTgactaaactattttttttactcatatttgactaaatttaagaaataatatttaagagaaaaaaatacattagtaatggtaaaaaatattaaatgtttgaccaatactaacataacattgtaatatactaacaatttatttataaaaaaaaattgaccaataTGTGATGCATTCCATAACACCCCAAATTTTAAACTAggtattattttcttttcaaaactagTAAGAGACCATGCGAACGGGTCATGTAAGATTAATAATTACTATTTCagaattaaaattaaagaaattaatttgaacaatgccataaataaaaactttaagATGATTTATGATACAAACTAGCGGATCAGGCGGGCGCTGAAActtatatgtgtatatatatatatatatatatatatatatatatatatatatatatatatatgtcttattttatggtaagtttgttaataaaagatttctacaactaataaaaaaagatgtatcttatgttatggtgagtttgtcaataaaatatttttcttgctactaaaaaaatcaagagattgttggtattatgaaaagtttacaccaaaactcatgtatcctctttatatatagtatagatatagaaaattaaaaataacttaaACATTCTTAAGCAATTTGGACAAAAATACACATAACTTCATTTCAAATACATCATAAACATAATGTTTACTACTTTTTCTTTTAACTTTGATCAAGTTTGATGAATTCCTGACTCCAACAATTTGGAGACCTTGCGGGATTATAAAAATGGACTTTAATAAAAGAGACGTATGACCGCACGAGTGGCCAATCAAAATTAGTTACTTGATATAGGTCTTTAATCGATGCAAAAGACGTAATCATCGACTGGTCCGTTATATAGGTAGCGAGCGATGTCCGCAAGATAGGTAGGGGACAGCGTTTTCAAAGtttcttcaaaattttataaCGTCCGTCACCTAAATAGCAGAaaggtaaaattgaaaataaacatGGTGCGCAAGAGACATCAAAAGTAATTTTctaaagaaaatatgaacagGCCCAAAAAATGAAGTGAAAATGCAGTAATGGTTAATTCGaccacaaataaataaaattattcaagaaAATAGTCACCAATCAATGTTATATAACCCTGCAAAGAATCAAATTCATATAAAGTTGGATAggtgctaaaaaaaattaagtgagACTGCAATGATTAGTGATTAATTCTACCACAAATATAAACTATTCaagaaaatactcatcaaacaCCCAGTTGTGTTATTATATATCATTAATAAAGTtgtacataaataaaaaatatataagtgaAGCTGCTGTACAAGGTGATTAATTcgaccaaaaataaattattcaagaaaatactcatcaatattatatattaacGTTGGACAGGCCTGATAGAAAAGTAATTTGTGAGACTGGCCATTTGTGTGACATAATAAGTATTGACTCATGATTCATGGATTTGATCATCATTGAATTATACTAATATTGGtataatattttcaatattGAATATGTTATATATAAAAGTGCATGTGTTGAATTTGTTGAGAGCTTCTAAAATAAGCTCATCATAATCACTAATGGAGCAAAAAGTATACAAACATTTCAAGCCACATTTGATCATGGTATTAGGCCAGATGGGATATactttgttatattttgttacTGAAGCTTCCTTCAATCATGGAATGAGTCCTTATGTTTATGTTACCTATCGTCATGTTGTGGCTGGTTTTGTCATGTTTCCTTTTGCATACTTTTTAGAGAGGTAATGATATACATTTAATTTCCTTCAAATTCTTTCGTGTGTTCTTAGTTTGTGTTTGGCGCGAGAGCGCTTCAGAatgatattttggaatgaaatttattttgtaaaattaatttagtttGGTGGTCTGCATTTGCATGATTTAACTTGTGGAAGCTTTAATGAAGTTGAACATCAATGTTTGCTTCACGGAAGTTGTATCGAGTCATACATTGTCATCCTTA from Trifolium pratense cultivar HEN17-A07 linkage group LG1, ARS_RC_1.1, whole genome shotgun sequence includes these protein-coding regions:
- the LOC123891542 gene encoding zinc finger protein 7-like; protein product: MGERVDANSDVSLSLNLGSGGGGGSSFKSLKGHEEQREYPCKFCSKKFSTCQALGGHQNAHRCERALSKMNKEIQMGTFGLDPRLCPYSNPHYHHQHPFTTARSTSFYHGIGSPHLVAPAGYGNPFGMINNSIWATQTLLNNYNNNMGFGNYERNNQLQVPSSSAPRSNHFLLGNNNHNVPNNPQISSSFPAPK